A stretch of DNA from Nostoc edaphicum CCNP1411:
GTTGTACCAGCCAGCTAGGAATCCACTGGGATCTGATTCGGTTAGCACTGAGTTCCGTAGCTAATCAGGCAATTATTCCTTTGCAGGATGTTTTGGGATTGGGCACCGAAGCCCGGATGAATTTTCCTGGTAAAGATGAGGGGAACTGGGGTTGGCGATATCACCAAGGGGATTTAACACCAGGAATTAGTGATCGCCTCAGGACAATGACTGAAACTTACGGTCGAGCCACTATCTCTCAAAAATCAAGAGTCTCCAAGGGTGGTAATAATGAATTCATTTAATGAAGAAATCTCTTCTAAGCTGGGGCTGATCCGGAACACCCTCAGCGAAACTGGTGCTAGCGCTGTGCGACTACGTGGCACAGATTGGTTTGCTTGGGCGACTGCTGGTGCTTCAAATGCTGTATTGCTTGCGGCTGAAACTGGCGTGGCAGAAGTGGTGGTAACTGCTCAAGCAGCGTGGATATTGACGGATGAGATTGAAGCTGAGCGTTTACAAGATGAAGAACTTCCAGGTACAGAAGACTCAGCAAATCCCCTTTACAAACTGTACATCAACCTTTGGGCTGATAGTGCAGCCCGTGAGTCTTTCATCCGTGATGTGACTGCTGGGGGAAAGATTCTGAGCGATCGTCCTACTGGTGATGAAGCTCCATTACCTTCATCACTAGTAAAGCAGAAACGGGTGCTTATCCCTTGCGAACTCGAGCGCTATCGTCAAGTGGGACGTTTAGCCAGTGAAGCCATGACCGAAGTACTCTCAAACGCCCAGCCTACTTGGACAGAGTACCAACTTGCTGGAGCAAGTGCCCAAGCATTGTGGTCAAGGGGGCTACATCCAGCCCTGACGCTGGTGGCTGGGGAAAGACGTTTGCCTCTATACCGTCATGCCACGCCCAAAGAAGAGCCTCTAGGACGTGCAGCGATGCTTGTGTTTTGTGCGCGGGGCTACGGTTTGTACGCGAACCTCACTCGATTTGTCTTTTTTGGTTCCTCACAGGCCAATGCAGAGATCCGAAATTATGCTTCTGGTCACCGCCATATCCGGGAAATTGAAGCTGAAGCGCTGAACTTTTGCCTTCCCGACAAGCCTCTGAATGGAGTTTATGACGTGCTTGATCGGGCTTATCACCAGCATGGATATCCTCAAGCAATCCGTCAACACCACCAAGGAGGAACCACAGGTTATCTGTCTCGTGAAATCATAGTCAATCCCAGCAGCAGCCAAACTCTGGCGGAAAACATGGCTATAGCTTGGAACCCAAGTTTACCAGGAGCTAAAATTGAAGACACCTTTATTATCCTTAAGGATGGAAGGCTAGAAAACCTAACATTTGATCCCAAATGGCCGAGTGTCAAGGTTGAAGGACGCGATCGCCCTGTACCGTTAGAAATTGACTGAAAATCATTATCCTATAAACGGAATGGCACTAAGAAAAGCTGAAACACTTGTGGGGGTCTTGTCCACTTTTGATACTGGTGGCGAAACATTGCTTAACTTGCTGTCTGAGCCATCAGCTTTGCAAACTGCGAAGTGCGTGTGGTGGTTTGTGGTAGTTCCGATAGTTGCTAATTCTGATTTCTGTTTATTTACAGCAGCTGATACTCGCTCACGATCCGAATTAGAAACAATTTTAGGGGCTAAATATACAGGCGTACTCAGCAGCGACGATTTTAGTGTTTACAATGGTTATGCAGTGGCTGACCAACAGAAATGTTTGGCTCATCTACGACGTCACTTCAAAAAACTAATTATACTTCCAGGTCTCCACAACCAAGCTATTGGTGAAGCGTTTGTTGATTTAATTGACGAAGCATTTAGGAATTATGCTCTTCGGGTTTGAGACTTTTGACTCCTTCAGTTACAACGATTGGGTCAATCAATTTAAATCTAAGTTGCAATCCTCACTCAATCAGTGGATTGATAAAGCAGGAGCTACAGCTGGCCACCTTTTACGTTCTTTACGCGATAAAGCAAATCAATGGTGGTATTTCCTTGACTACCCTGAAATTCCTCCTGATAATAATCAGGCTGAACGTTCGCTTCGTTTGGCTGTGACAAAACGTAAGGTTAGTGGTGGCTCCCGTTCGATGAACAGGTTTAAACACACTGCTCATCTGTTGACTGTGGTGCAAACCTGTCGTCGTCAAGGTAGGTCTGTGATCGATTTTTTTGCACAAGCTCTACTGGCTGATTCTATTGGTTATCAGTCTTGTCCGTCTCTGCTTCCTAAATATTAGACCTGAATCCTTACATTTTTGTGATTTAGAAACGAAAACTGAGTAACGCTAAGGTGACTAATTTACCAGAGTCGGGAGATGCAGCTGTTGATGATGATGAAATTAGGGATATTTATCGATTACGTTGGGGAGTTGAACTCTTGTGGAAGTTTTTAAAAATGCATTTAAAACTTGACAAATTAATTACCAAAAACGTCAACGTCATCACCATACAAATTTACGTTAGTTTGATAGCTTATCTGATTTTACAGCTTTTATCTATTCCCGCACAATGGGGACATACACTATTAGATAAATTCCGCTATTTGCAATCTTGTATGTGTCAGAAAATCAGTTATGTTCATTGGTTTGAGGAGATGATGTTATGTTGACTAATTTAGACTTTTTAGAGTTAGTGTAACTATCTATGTAAAGTTTTGTATCAGTATTCAACATTTCTGGGTTTTTCCATAATTTTACTCGCAATGCAATATTGACAAAATCTCTCTAACTGGGGCTTTATCTGCTTCTAGCTTCTCTATTCTCTCTAATAGTCGTTTTGGAATATACTTGCACTTTTTAAC
This window harbors:
- a CDS encoding M24 family metallopeptidase gives rise to the protein MNSFNEEISSKLGLIRNTLSETGASAVRLRGTDWFAWATAGASNAVLLAAETGVAEVVVTAQAAWILTDEIEAERLQDEELPGTEDSANPLYKLYINLWADSAARESFIRDVTAGGKILSDRPTGDEAPLPSSLVKQKRVLIPCELERYRQVGRLASEAMTEVLSNAQPTWTEYQLAGASAQALWSRGLHPALTLVAGERRLPLYRHATPKEEPLGRAAMLVFCARGYGLYANLTRFVFFGSSQANAEIRNYASGHRHIREIEAEALNFCLPDKPLNGVYDVLDRAYHQHGYPQAIRQHHQGGTTGYLSREIIVNPSSSQTLAENMAIAWNPSLPGAKIEDTFIILKDGRLENLTFDPKWPSVKVEGRDRPVPLEID